From Pseudonocardia autotrophica, one genomic window encodes:
- a CDS encoding zinc-binding dehydrogenase, with the protein MRALLFDRSAETGLRVGETADPVPGPGEVLVRVRAASLNFGEVALAAGAVPAGMDRPPEETVLGSDAAGTVQQAATDGSGPPVGTPVVTFGLVGAVAELRAVPVVLLGVVPSGVDLGAASTLPVAGLTALRALRRIGPLLGRRILVTGASGGVGRFAVQLASRAGAHVVATTSDPAAHGDALRALGADEVLPGPGALSEPVDGVLDQVGGRVLVEAFRALREHGTLVAVGHSSGEGEAFGFGDLFGNDGGHDRSVVTFFLGATGDFGPDLTWLAGQVGSGALDAEPAWRGGLDDAGDAVTALLGRTLHGKAVVDLG; encoded by the coding sequence ATGCGCGCGTTGTTGTTCGACCGTTCCGCCGAGACCGGCCTGCGGGTCGGGGAGACCGCAGATCCGGTGCCCGGCCCTGGCGAGGTGCTGGTCCGGGTGCGGGCGGCGTCGCTCAACTTCGGCGAGGTCGCCCTCGCCGCGGGCGCGGTGCCGGCCGGCATGGACCGCCCGCCGGAGGAGACCGTGCTGGGCTCGGACGCGGCCGGGACCGTGCAGCAGGCCGCCACGGACGGCTCCGGCCCGCCGGTGGGCACCCCGGTCGTCACGTTCGGCCTGGTCGGGGCGGTCGCCGAGCTGCGCGCGGTGCCGGTCGTGTTGCTGGGTGTCGTCCCGTCCGGTGTGGATCTCGGTGCCGCGAGCACGCTGCCGGTCGCGGGGCTCACCGCACTGCGGGCGCTGCGCCGGATCGGTCCGCTGCTCGGCCGCCGGATCCTGGTCACCGGCGCGTCCGGCGGTGTCGGACGGTTCGCGGTCCAGCTGGCGAGCCGCGCAGGCGCGCACGTCGTCGCAACCACGTCGGACCCGGCCGCGCACGGCGACGCGCTGCGCGCACTCGGCGCCGACGAGGTGCTGCCCGGTCCCGGTGCGCTGTCCGAGCCGGTCGACGGTGTCCTCGACCAGGTCGGCGGCCGGGTGCTGGTCGAGGCGTTCCGGGCGCTGCGCGAGCACGGCACGCTGGTCGCGGTCGGGCACTCGTCGGGGGAGGGCGAAGCGTTCGGCTTCGGCGACCTGTTCGGCAACGACGGCGGGCACGACCGGTCGGTCGTCACCTTCTTCCTCGGGGCCACGGGTGACTTCGGGCCCGATCTCACCTGGCTGGCCGGGCAGGTCGGCTCCGGGGCGCTCGACGCCGAACCGGCCTGGCGGGGTGGGCTCGACGACGCCGGGGACGCCGTGACGGCGCTGCTCGGCCGGACGCTGCACGGCAAGGCCGTCGTCGACC